One stretch of Phormidium ambiguum IAM M-71 DNA includes these proteins:
- the trpA gene encoding tryptophan synthase subunit alpha — protein sequence MTSISDRFQSLRSQSKCALIPFITAGDPNLPTTAEALKILDRNGADIIELGVPYSDPLADGPVIQAAATRALQQGTKLDDVLQMLANVIPELTAPIVLFTYYNPIIHRGIENFLQQLSQVGVKGLVVPDLPLEEAESLLKPASELGIEVILLVAPTSSPERIKAIAQKSQGFIYLVSVTGVTGMRSGLESRVADLLQQMRQITDKPIGIGFGISAPEHAKQVKDWGADAAIVGSAFVKRLNDDTPTAGLTSIGEFCQTLKQAIA from the coding sequence ATGACATCTATTTCCGATCGCTTCCAGTCTTTACGCTCTCAATCTAAATGCGCTTTAATTCCCTTTATTACGGCTGGCGATCCAAATTTACCAACGACTGCTGAGGCGCTGAAAATTCTCGATCGCAATGGTGCTGATATTATTGAATTGGGTGTACCTTATTCCGATCCTTTAGCTGATGGACCAGTAATTCAAGCAGCTGCAACTAGAGCTTTACAGCAAGGAACAAAATTGGATGACGTATTACAAATGTTAGCTAATGTCATCCCGGAATTAACCGCACCAATTGTCTTATTTACCTATTACAATCCGATTATTCATAGAGGAATTGAAAACTTTTTACAGCAACTTTCCCAAGTGGGTGTAAAAGGTTTAGTTGTTCCTGATTTACCTTTGGAAGAAGCCGAAAGTTTACTGAAGCCTGCTAGCGAATTGGGCATTGAGGTAATTTTATTAGTCGCCCCCACAAGTTCTCCCGAAAGGATTAAAGCGATCGCGCAAAAGTCACAAGGTTTTATTTACTTGGTGAGTGTAACAGGCGTGACGGGAATGCGATCGGGATTGGAATCACGAGTGGCAGATTTACTCCAACAAATGCGCCAAATTACTGATAAACCTATCGGTATTGGTTTTGGCATTTCTGCACCAGAACACGCTAAACAAGTCAAAGATTGGGGCGCAGATGCAGCAATTGTAGGCAGTGCTTTTGTTAAGCGGTTGAATGACGATACACCTACAGCAGGATTAACATCAATAGGGGAATTTTGTCAGACTTTAAAACAAGCGATCGCATAA
- a CDS encoding DUF3007 family protein, which yields MRRIDIIYVGLGIFLAGGLAFLLLELVGLDSQKAGIWSQALLVFGLIGWLLTYLFRAGTKQMTYNQQLKDYEDAVLQKRLEEMTPEELEKLQAEIEEEKK from the coding sequence ATGCGTCGGATTGACATTATTTATGTGGGCTTGGGAATTTTCCTAGCTGGTGGATTAGCTTTCCTACTCTTAGAACTGGTAGGTTTAGATAGCCAAAAAGCAGGGATTTGGAGTCAAGCTTTGCTGGTTTTTGGGTTAATTGGTTGGTTGCTAACGTATCTGTTTCGGGCAGGCACTAAACAGATGACTTACAATCAACAGTTGAAAGATTATGAGGATGCTGTTTTACAAAAGCGCCTCGAAGAAATGACTCCTGAAGAATTAGAAAAGCTTCAGGCAGAAATTGAAGAAGAAAAAAAATAG
- the ndhL gene encoding NAD(P)H-quinone oxidoreductase subunit L, translated as MLIALLYLILGGAYLLVIPLLLFFYMQKRWYTCGSFERGFMYFLVFFFFPGLLLLAPFLNLRPKRRQIEA; from the coding sequence ATGCTGATTGCTTTGTTGTATCTGATTTTGGGTGGAGCTTACTTGCTCGTAATTCCTTTACTGCTGTTTTTCTATATGCAAAAACGCTGGTACACTTGTGGCTCTTTTGAGCGCGGTTTTATGTACTTTCTAGTGTTTTTCTTTTTCCCTGGATTGTTGTTACTCGCGCCGTTTTTGAATTTGCGACCGAAGCGGCGACAAATCGAAGCATAA
- a CDS encoding DUF3122 domain-containing protein has translation MDKLVSRLILLSGLILLFFCIPVNLFCPPAIAILREYQDAPGVMRYQSQHSLRDPAGYAWQIVLFRQFLPDRSPQLILRLVGFPGVVELAHPQPLEITTNNGKLLTATDLFATESPAPNVGQYNVTGVISQLPQNSSLSITIPLIENKKITLNMPNSIVIEWQWLVTEIE, from the coding sequence ATGGACAAGTTAGTTTCTCGACTCATTTTATTATCTGGGTTGATACTTCTGTTTTTCTGTATACCAGTTAACTTATTTTGTCCACCTGCGATCGCCATTCTCCGCGAATATCAAGATGCACCCGGAGTAATGCGATATCAATCCCAGCATTCACTCCGAGATCCCGCAGGTTATGCTTGGCAAATTGTACTTTTTCGACAATTTCTACCCGATCGATCTCCCCAACTCATTCTGCGGTTAGTAGGATTTCCCGGCGTAGTAGAACTCGCCCATCCCCAACCATTAGAAATTACCACTAACAATGGTAAATTACTCACAGCAACAGATTTGTTTGCTACAGAATCTCCTGCCCCTAATGTTGGTCAGTATAACGTTACTGGAGTGATTTCTCAACTTCCTCAAAATAGCAGTTTAAGCATTACTATTCCTTTAATAGAAAACAAAAAAATTACCCTGAATATGCCGAATTCTATTGTTATTGAATGGCAATGGTTAGTAACAGAAATTGAGTAA